The proteins below are encoded in one region of Lactuca sativa cultivar Salinas chromosome 3, Lsat_Salinas_v11, whole genome shotgun sequence:
- the LOC111917151 gene encoding uncharacterized protein LOC111917151, whose product MDPKAMRRHVRIYGFSQSYNTWIYHGEPLIPPVVDVVSPSNEIADVIDDVMWDSRENDTNLDEGTSNTGGSGVDDDFEELLQAVETKLYPGCTFLFLDFLEKLMHMKVNNKCTDSSFDQLLELLHSIFLPDNKVPRSYYLAKKKLKKLGLGYESIYVCKNDCFLFWKEHKSLQVFPVCKESQWIDKNTKGKKVAHKVLRYFPVTPRLRRMYCSRYTSKNMIWHSTGRSENGVMRHPVDGECWQKFDVDYPNFSSEPRNVRLGLAVDDFNPFGNMCNPHSTWPVVLTTYNLPQWICMKESSFMLALLIPGPKAPGKDIDVFLRTLVEELKFLWQSSVRIKDTETNTFFTMKAMLLWTINDFPARISLSGWSGQEYRACPTCNEDTPSYRAVNKVVYIGHRRFLDDDDPLRMSLKFNRQPETRPSPRHFTNEDIQEQLGHLILRKPGKHPNTLKENMDRQGFELNWSKHSIFFELEYLSSLQLKHNIDLMHVEKNVGESLLGTSMMNDKSKDTSNAREDLKNLNIWRNQWLQKKGNMFTRSHASYSFKKPDRKSFVNL is encoded by the coding sequence TATATCACGGTGAACCTTTAATCCCTCCAGTTGTAGATGTCGTATCACCAAGCAACGAGATAGCTGATGTTATTGACGATGTTATGTGGGATTCGAGAGAAAATGATACAAAcctcgatgaaggaacctcgaatACAGGGGGTAGTGGTGTCGATGATGATTTTGAAGAGTTGTTACAGGCAGTCGAAACCAAGTTATATCCTGGTTGTACGTTTTTATTTCTTGATTTTTTAGAAAAGCTGATGCATATGAAGGTCAATAACAAATGTACTGATAGTTCATTTGATCAACTCCTTGAGTTGTTGCATTCGATATTTCTACCAGACAACAAGGTTCCCCGTTCATATTATTTAGCAAAAAAGAAACTGAAGAAGTTAGGTTTGGGGTACGAGTCAATTTATGTGTGCAAAAACGATTGTTTTCTCTTCTGGAAGGAACACAAGTCATTACAAGTTTTTCCCGTTTGTAAAGAGAGTCAGTGGATTGATAAAAACACCAAGGGTAAGAAAGTGGCTCATAAGGTGTTACGGTACTTTCCAGTGACCCCTAGACTACGTCGTATGTATTGTTCACGGTACACTTCTAAAAATATGATATGGCATAGTACTGGGAGATCAGAAAATGGTGTGATGCGTCATCCCGTTGATGGAGAGTGTTGGCAAAAATTTGATGTAGATTACCCTAACTTCTCGAGCGAACCTCGCAACGTACGTCTAGGGCTGGCAGTTGACGACTTTAATCCATTTGGTAACATGTGTAATCCACATAGTACGTGGCCGGTTGTACTCACCACATACAATTTGCCACAATGGATTTGTATGAAAGAGTCATCATTCATGTTGGCCTTGTTGATTCCCGGCCCTAAAGCGCCTGGAAAGGACATAGATGTTTTCCTTAGGACGTTAGTGGAAGAGCTTAAGTTTTTATGGCAATCAAGCGTACGTATTAAAGACACGGAAACAAACACATTCTTCACGATGAAAGCTATGTTGTTATGGACAATAAACGACTTTCCAGCTCGTATTAGTTTATCGGGCTGGAGCGGACAAGAGTATAGAGCATGCCCGACTTGCAATGAAGACACTCCTTCGTACCGTGCAGTAAATAAAGTCGTTTATATCGGTCATCGTCGGTTCTTAGATGATGATGATCCATTAAGGATGAGTTTGAAATTTAACAGGCAACCCGAGACAAGACCCTCTCCAAGACACTTTACTAATGAAGACATACAAGAGCAACTAGGTCATCTAATACTTCGTAAACCGGGTAAACATCCTAACACTCTCAAAGAAAACATGGATCGGCAAGGATTCGAGTTGAACTGGTCAAAACATAGCATATTTTTCGAGCTCGAGTATTTGTCTTCTCTGCAGCTGAAGCACAACATAGATTTGATGCATGTGGAGAAAAATGTAGGTGAGAGTCTTTTGGGTACTTCTATGATGAATGATAAGAGTAAAGACACATCAAATGCACGTGAGGACTTGAAAAATCTGAATATCT